One Panicum virgatum strain AP13 chromosome 9K, P.virgatum_v5, whole genome shotgun sequence genomic region harbors:
- the LOC120651193 gene encoding protein CutA 1, chloroplastic isoform X2, translating to MDSASTTVPFIVVFVTVPNREAGVESVYWWEEKVQSDAEALLIIKTRESLLDSLTEHVKANHEYDVPEVIALAIQGGNLKYLEWLKNSTGEN from the exons ATGGATTCTGCTTCAACTACTGTGCCTTTCATTGTTGTGTTTGTGACTGTTCCAAATAGGGAAGCAG GTGTTGAATCTGTTTACTGGTGGGAGGAGAAG GTGCAAAGTGATGCTGAAGCATTACTCATTATCAAGACAAGGGAATCTCTTCTAGATTCCTTAACTGAACATGTGAAAGCCAACCATGAGTACGA TGTTCCTGAAGTCATCGCTCTGGCCATACAAGGAGGCAACCTGAAGTACCTAGAGTGGCTCAAGAACAGCACTGGGGAAAACTGA
- the LOC120651193 gene encoding protein CutA 1, chloroplastic isoform X1, with protein MDSASTTVPFIVVFVTVPNREAGKKLAGSIISEKLAACVNIVPGVESVYWWEEKVQSDAEALLIIKTRESLLDSLTEHVKANHEYDVPEVIALAIQGGNLKYLEWLKNSTGEN; from the exons ATGGATTCTGCTTCAACTACTGTGCCTTTCATTGTTGTGTTTGTGACTGTTCCAAATAGGGAAGCAG GCAAGAAGCTAGCTGGAAGCATTATCAGTGAGAAGCTTGCTGCCTGTGTTAACATAGTACCTG GTGTTGAATCTGTTTACTGGTGGGAGGAGAAG GTGCAAAGTGATGCTGAAGCATTACTCATTATCAAGACAAGGGAATCTCTTCTAGATTCCTTAACTGAACATGTGAAAGCCAACCATGAGTACGA TGTTCCTGAAGTCATCGCTCTGGCCATACAAGGAGGCAACCTGAAGTACCTAGAGTGGCTCAAGAACAGCACTGGGGAAAACTGA
- the LOC120651195 gene encoding pyridoxine/pyridoxamine 5'-phosphate oxidase 1, chloroplastic-like isoform X3, protein MLAVASRTRDKSAPTILSLAMPFLLTTATGTATSPRPLIPSSPRRQNPTTPHLRPPPPARRLPGFPAAEPGAPFLPRPPRRGMASLAATAAAAAAAEVTHLTQRDAAEIDEQLMGPLGFSVDQLMELAGLSVAAAVAEVYKLSEEHTRVLIICGPGNNGGDGLVAARHLYHFGYRPSVCYPKRTPKPLYSGLVTQLESLSIPFIPAEDLPHDLSREFDIIVDAMFGFSFHGTPRPPFDDLIQRLISLSVIGNSDKKPAIVSVDIPSGWHVEEGDVDGGGIKPDMLVSLTAPKLCAKKFTGPHHFLGGRFVPPPILNKYGLKLPPYPGTSMCARIRKAPSVDISSLRENYISPELLESQVMPDPFDQFLRWFDEAVTAGLREPNAMALTTVNREGKPSSRMVLLKGVDKQTFVWYTNYGSRKAHDLSENPNAALLFYWNEMNRQVRVEGSVEKVPEEESEKYFHSRPRGSQLGAIVSKQSTVIAGREVLQQAYKELEHKYSDGSLIPKPEYWGGYRLTPTLFEFWQGQQSRLHDRLQYSQREVDGNTAWHIERLSP, encoded by the exons ATGCTGGCCGTCGCATCCAGAACCCGCGACAAATCGGCCCCCACCATCCTCTCCCTTGCTATGCCATTCCTCCTCACCACCGCTACCGGCACCGCCACCAGCCCCCGCCCTCTcatcccctcctcccctcgccgccAAAACCCTACCACCCCCCACCTCCGCCCTCCGCCTccagcccgccgcctccccggcttccccgccgccgagccgggcgcccccttcctcccccgcccgCCGAGGCGAGGCATGGCGTcgctggcggcgacggcggccgcggccgccgccgcggaggtgaCGCACCTCACGCAGCGCGACGCGGCGGAGATCGACGAGCAGCTCATGGGCCCGCTCGGGTTCAGCGTCGACCAGCTCATG GAGCTCGCTGGGTTGAGCGTCGCGGCGGCCGTTGCGGAG GTTTACAAGTTGAGTGAAGAACATACAAGGGTCCTTATTATCTGTGGTCCAGGGAATAATGGCGGTGATGGTCTGGTAGCTGCTCGTCATCTTTATCACTTTGGATATAGGCCCTCTGTTTGCTACCCGAAGCGTACGCCCAAGCCTCTGTATTCTGGCCTTGTTACTCAG CTTGAATCACTGTCGATCCCATTCATACCTGCTGAAGACCTACCTCATGACTTGTCAAGGGAATTTGATATTATTGTTGATGCAATGTTTGGTTTCTCGTTCCATG GAACACCTAGACCACCCTTTGATGATCTTATCCAAAGGCTTATTTCATTGAGTGTTATTGGAAATTCAGATAAAAAACCAGCAATTGTTTCTGTTGATATTCCTTCTGGATGGCATGTTGAAGAGGGAGATGTTGATGGAGGAGGGATTAAACCTGATATGCTG GTGTCACTGACTGCCCCGAAGCTCTGTGCAAAAAAGTTCACTGGCCCACACCATTTTCTTGGGGGTAGGTTTGTTCCCCCACCTATTTTGAACAAATATGGACTTAAGCTTCCACCATACCCTGGCACATCGATGTGCGCGAGAATTCGAAAAGCTCCATCTGTTGACATTTCATCTCTCAGGGAGAACTATATTTCCCCAGAACTTCTTGAGAGTCAAGTGATGCCTGATCCATTTGATCAG TTCCTTAGATGGTTTGATGAAGCAGTCACGGCTGGCCTGCGTGAGCCCAATGCTATGGCTTTAACAACTGTCAACAGGGAGGGAAAACC TTCTTCAAGAATGGTTCTTTTAAAGGGAGTTGATAAGCAGACATTTGTTTG GTACACAAATTATGGCAGCCGGAAGGCACATGACTTATCTGAAAATCCTAATGCAGCACTCCTTTTCTATTGGAATGAGATGAACCGTCAG GTAAGAGTTGAAGGATCAGTTGAGAAGGTTCCAGAAGAAGAATCAGAGAAATATTTCCATAGCCGCCCACGAGGAAGTCAGCTTGGTGCCATAGTCAGCAAGCAG AGTACTGTCATTGCTGGAAGGGAGGTCCTTCAACAGGCGTACAAGGAATTGGAGCACAAATATTCTGATGG TAGCTTGATCCCAAAACCTGAATACTGGGGCGGCTACAGATTGACACCAACACTTTTTGAGTTCTGGCAAGGCCAACAGTCTCGGTTGCATGACCG GCTACAATACTCACAGCGAGAAGTAGATGGGAATACAGCGTGGCACATCGAGAGGTTGTCCCCTTGA
- the LOC120651195 gene encoding pyridoxine/pyridoxamine 5'-phosphate oxidase 1, chloroplastic-like isoform X1 has protein sequence MLAVASRTRDKSAPTILSLAMPFLLTTATGTATSPRPLIPSSPRRQNPTTPHLRPPPPARRLPGFPAAEPGAPFLPRPPRRGMASLAATAAAAAAAEVTHLTQRDAAEIDEQLMGPLGFSVDQLMELAGLSVAAAVAEVYKLSEEHTRVLIICGPGNNGGDGLVAARHLYHFGYRPSVCYPKRTPKPLYSGLVTQLESLSIPFIPAEDLPHDLSREFDIIVDAMFGFSFHGTPRPPFDDLIQRLISLSVIGNSDKKPAIVSVDIPSGWHVEEGDVDGGGIKPDMLVSLTAPKLCAKKFTGPHHFLGGRFVPPPILNKYGLKLPPYPGTSMCARIRKAPSVDISSLRENYISPELLESQVMPDPFDQFLRWFDEAVTAGLREPNAMALTTVNREGKPSSRMVLLKGVDKQTFVWYTNYGSRKAHDLSENPNAALLFYWNEMNRQVRVEGSVEKVPEEESEKYFHSRPRGSQLGAIVSKQSTVIAGREVLQQAYKELEHKYSDGSLIPKPEYWGGYRLTPTLFEFWQGQQSRLHDRLQYSQREVDGNTAWHIESCKMCELPHDVSIAIRSRV, from the exons ATGCTGGCCGTCGCATCCAGAACCCGCGACAAATCGGCCCCCACCATCCTCTCCCTTGCTATGCCATTCCTCCTCACCACCGCTACCGGCACCGCCACCAGCCCCCGCCCTCTcatcccctcctcccctcgccgccAAAACCCTACCACCCCCCACCTCCGCCCTCCGCCTccagcccgccgcctccccggcttccccgccgccgagccgggcgcccccttcctcccccgcccgCCGAGGCGAGGCATGGCGTcgctggcggcgacggcggccgcggccgccgccgcggaggtgaCGCACCTCACGCAGCGCGACGCGGCGGAGATCGACGAGCAGCTCATGGGCCCGCTCGGGTTCAGCGTCGACCAGCTCATG GAGCTCGCTGGGTTGAGCGTCGCGGCGGCCGTTGCGGAG GTTTACAAGTTGAGTGAAGAACATACAAGGGTCCTTATTATCTGTGGTCCAGGGAATAATGGCGGTGATGGTCTGGTAGCTGCTCGTCATCTTTATCACTTTGGATATAGGCCCTCTGTTTGCTACCCGAAGCGTACGCCCAAGCCTCTGTATTCTGGCCTTGTTACTCAG CTTGAATCACTGTCGATCCCATTCATACCTGCTGAAGACCTACCTCATGACTTGTCAAGGGAATTTGATATTATTGTTGATGCAATGTTTGGTTTCTCGTTCCATG GAACACCTAGACCACCCTTTGATGATCTTATCCAAAGGCTTATTTCATTGAGTGTTATTGGAAATTCAGATAAAAAACCAGCAATTGTTTCTGTTGATATTCCTTCTGGATGGCATGTTGAAGAGGGAGATGTTGATGGAGGAGGGATTAAACCTGATATGCTG GTGTCACTGACTGCCCCGAAGCTCTGTGCAAAAAAGTTCACTGGCCCACACCATTTTCTTGGGGGTAGGTTTGTTCCCCCACCTATTTTGAACAAATATGGACTTAAGCTTCCACCATACCCTGGCACATCGATGTGCGCGAGAATTCGAAAAGCTCCATCTGTTGACATTTCATCTCTCAGGGAGAACTATATTTCCCCAGAACTTCTTGAGAGTCAAGTGATGCCTGATCCATTTGATCAG TTCCTTAGATGGTTTGATGAAGCAGTCACGGCTGGCCTGCGTGAGCCCAATGCTATGGCTTTAACAACTGTCAACAGGGAGGGAAAACC TTCTTCAAGAATGGTTCTTTTAAAGGGAGTTGATAAGCAGACATTTGTTTG GTACACAAATTATGGCAGCCGGAAGGCACATGACTTATCTGAAAATCCTAATGCAGCACTCCTTTTCTATTGGAATGAGATGAACCGTCAG GTAAGAGTTGAAGGATCAGTTGAGAAGGTTCCAGAAGAAGAATCAGAGAAATATTTCCATAGCCGCCCACGAGGAAGTCAGCTTGGTGCCATAGTCAGCAAGCAG AGTACTGTCATTGCTGGAAGGGAGGTCCTTCAACAGGCGTACAAGGAATTGGAGCACAAATATTCTGATGG TAGCTTGATCCCAAAACCTGAATACTGGGGCGGCTACAGATTGACACCAACACTTTTTGAGTTCTGGCAAGGCCAACAGTCTCGGTTGCATGACCG GCTACAATACTCACAGCGAGAAGTAGATGGGAATACAGCGTGGCACATCGAGAG CTGCAAGATGTGCGAATTGCCCCATGATGTCAGCATTGCGATTAGGTCCCGTGTTTGA
- the LOC120651195 gene encoding pyridoxine/pyridoxamine 5'-phosphate oxidase 1, chloroplastic-like isoform X2, with amino-acid sequence MLAVASRTRDKSAPTILSLAMPFLLTTATGTATSPRPLIPSSPRRQNPTTPHLRPPPPARRLPGFPAAEPGAPFLPRPPRRGMASLAATAAAAAAAEVTHLTQRDAAEIDEQLMGPLGFSVDQLMELAGLSVAAAVAEVYKLSEEHTRVLIICGPGNNGGDGLVAARHLYHFGYRPSVCYPKRTPKPLYSGLVTQLESLSIPFIPAEDLPHDLSREFDIIVDAMFGFSFHGTPRPPFDDLIQRLISLSVIGNSDKKPAIVSVDIPSGWHVEEGDVDGGGIKPDMLVSLTAPKLCAKKFTGPHHFLGGRFVPPPILNKYGLKLPPYPGTSMCARIRKAPSVDISSLRENYISPELLESQVMPDPFDQFLRWFDEAVTAGLREPNAMALTTVNREGKPSSRMVLLKGVDKQTFVWYTNYGSRKAHDLSENPNAALLFYWNEMNRQVRVEGSVEKVPEEESEKYFHSRPRGSQLGAIVSKQSTVIAGREVLQQAYKELEHKYSDGSLIPKPEYWGGYRLTPTLFEFWQGQQSRLHDRYVTYILYFIICFPPLKSLYATEHGSTHVLNV; translated from the exons ATGCTGGCCGTCGCATCCAGAACCCGCGACAAATCGGCCCCCACCATCCTCTCCCTTGCTATGCCATTCCTCCTCACCACCGCTACCGGCACCGCCACCAGCCCCCGCCCTCTcatcccctcctcccctcgccgccAAAACCCTACCACCCCCCACCTCCGCCCTCCGCCTccagcccgccgcctccccggcttccccgccgccgagccgggcgcccccttcctcccccgcccgCCGAGGCGAGGCATGGCGTcgctggcggcgacggcggccgcggccgccgccgcggaggtgaCGCACCTCACGCAGCGCGACGCGGCGGAGATCGACGAGCAGCTCATGGGCCCGCTCGGGTTCAGCGTCGACCAGCTCATG GAGCTCGCTGGGTTGAGCGTCGCGGCGGCCGTTGCGGAG GTTTACAAGTTGAGTGAAGAACATACAAGGGTCCTTATTATCTGTGGTCCAGGGAATAATGGCGGTGATGGTCTGGTAGCTGCTCGTCATCTTTATCACTTTGGATATAGGCCCTCTGTTTGCTACCCGAAGCGTACGCCCAAGCCTCTGTATTCTGGCCTTGTTACTCAG CTTGAATCACTGTCGATCCCATTCATACCTGCTGAAGACCTACCTCATGACTTGTCAAGGGAATTTGATATTATTGTTGATGCAATGTTTGGTTTCTCGTTCCATG GAACACCTAGACCACCCTTTGATGATCTTATCCAAAGGCTTATTTCATTGAGTGTTATTGGAAATTCAGATAAAAAACCAGCAATTGTTTCTGTTGATATTCCTTCTGGATGGCATGTTGAAGAGGGAGATGTTGATGGAGGAGGGATTAAACCTGATATGCTG GTGTCACTGACTGCCCCGAAGCTCTGTGCAAAAAAGTTCACTGGCCCACACCATTTTCTTGGGGGTAGGTTTGTTCCCCCACCTATTTTGAACAAATATGGACTTAAGCTTCCACCATACCCTGGCACATCGATGTGCGCGAGAATTCGAAAAGCTCCATCTGTTGACATTTCATCTCTCAGGGAGAACTATATTTCCCCAGAACTTCTTGAGAGTCAAGTGATGCCTGATCCATTTGATCAG TTCCTTAGATGGTTTGATGAAGCAGTCACGGCTGGCCTGCGTGAGCCCAATGCTATGGCTTTAACAACTGTCAACAGGGAGGGAAAACC TTCTTCAAGAATGGTTCTTTTAAAGGGAGTTGATAAGCAGACATTTGTTTG GTACACAAATTATGGCAGCCGGAAGGCACATGACTTATCTGAAAATCCTAATGCAGCACTCCTTTTCTATTGGAATGAGATGAACCGTCAG GTAAGAGTTGAAGGATCAGTTGAGAAGGTTCCAGAAGAAGAATCAGAGAAATATTTCCATAGCCGCCCACGAGGAAGTCAGCTTGGTGCCATAGTCAGCAAGCAG AGTACTGTCATTGCTGGAAGGGAGGTCCTTCAACAGGCGTACAAGGAATTGGAGCACAAATATTCTGATGG TAGCTTGATCCCAAAACCTGAATACTGGGGCGGCTACAGATTGACACCAACACTTTTTGAGTTCTGGCAAGGCCAACAGTCTCGGTTGCATGACCGGTATGTTACTTACATCCTTTATTTCATCATCTGTTTTCCCCCTCTAAAAAGCCTCTATGCCACTGAACACGGCAGCACACATGTACTTAACGTGTGA